Proteins from a genomic interval of Microbacterium esteraromaticum:
- the rpmH gene encoding 50S ribosomal protein L34 — translation MSKRTFQPNNRRRAKKHGFRARMRTRAGRAILSARRAKGRTELSA, via the coding sequence ATGAGCAAGCGCACTTTCCAGCCCAACAACCGTCGTCGCGCCAAGAAGCACGGCTTCCGCGCACGTATGCGTACCCGCGCCGGTCGCGCCATCCTGTCGGCACGACGCGCGAAGGGCCGCACCGAGCTCTCGGCGTAA